In a single window of the Pseudoxanthomonas sp. F37 genome:
- the minD gene encoding septum site-determining protein MinD, with protein MAEIIVVTSGKGGVGKTTTSASIACGLARRGKKVAVIDFDVGLRNLDLIMGCERRVVYDFVNVTQGEATLKQALIKDKRFETLYVLAASQTRDKDALTKEGVEKVLKDLSDDGFDFVVCDSPAGIEKGAFLAMYFADQAIVVVNPEVSSVRDSDRILGLLDSKTRRAENGEPLKANLLLTRYNPARVEGGEMLSIKDVEEVLGLKTLGVIPESGDVLNASNKGEPVILDLESPAGQAYDDTVARLLGEDRPLRFTTLEKKGFFSKLFGG; from the coding sequence TTGGCTGAAATCATCGTAGTCACGTCCGGCAAGGGCGGCGTGGGCAAGACCACCACCAGCGCCAGCATCGCGTGCGGCCTGGCCCGCCGCGGCAAGAAGGTCGCGGTCATCGACTTCGACGTCGGCCTGCGCAACCTCGACCTCATCATGGGCTGCGAGCGCCGCGTGGTGTACGACTTCGTCAACGTCACCCAGGGCGAGGCCACGCTGAAGCAGGCCCTGATCAAGGACAAGCGCTTCGAGACGCTGTACGTGCTGGCCGCCTCGCAGACGCGCGACAAGGACGCGCTGACGAAGGAAGGCGTGGAGAAGGTGCTGAAGGACCTCTCCGACGATGGCTTCGACTTCGTCGTCTGCGACTCGCCGGCCGGCATCGAGAAGGGCGCGTTCCTGGCGATGTACTTCGCCGACCAGGCCATCGTGGTGGTCAATCCGGAAGTCTCCTCGGTGCGCGATTCCGACCGCATCCTGGGCCTGCTGGATTCCAAGACCCGCCGCGCCGAGAACGGCGAGCCGCTGAAGGCCAACCTGCTGCTCACCCGCTACAACCCGGCGCGCGTGGAAGGCGGCGAGATGCTCAGCATCAAGGACGTGGAAGAAGTGCTGGGCCTGAAGACCCTGGGCGTGATCCCCGAATCCGGCGACGTGCTCAACGCCTCCAACAAGGGCGAGCCGGTCATCCTCGACCTGGAATCGCCGGCCGGCCAGGCCTACGACGACACCGTCGCGCGCCTGCTGGGCGAGGACCGCCCGCTGCGCTTCACCACCCTGGAGAAGAAGGGCTTCTTCAGCAAGTTGTTCGGAGGTTGA